In the Populus trichocarpa isolate Nisqually-1 chromosome 1, P.trichocarpa_v4.1, whole genome shotgun sequence genome, one interval contains:
- the LOC7463853 gene encoding uncharacterized protein LOC7463853 yields MLQLFFTVAFSAVPLTLYIPPMRSLNLFVETMEGLLRESSVYTTRLYPRARHAWSRFLDILLCNFRLG; encoded by the coding sequence ATGCTGCAGCTTTTCTTTACGGTGGCTTTCTCTGCGGTGCCTTTGACTTTGTACATTCCACCTATGAGGAGCTTGAATCTCTTTGTGGAAACCATGGAAGGTCTGTTAAGGGAGTCAAGTGTTTATACCACGAGACTCTATCCTCGTGCAAGGCACGCGTGGTCTAGGTTCTTGGATATCTTGCTTTGCAATTTCAGGTTAGGGTAG